A window of Diospyros lotus cultivar Yz01 chromosome 14, ASM1463336v1, whole genome shotgun sequence contains these coding sequences:
- the LOC127790999 gene encoding glutamyl-tRNA reductase-binding protein, chloroplastic-like — MPSLSLYRLKRSVLSKQLDIKVEPENSEKKTKESGRCARLNCRVRKTKMKTMVALAPSCCVIRRWSIGRRHFPRIINARGIINISIGTQKPRLSPFSSQFSHSEPFSPTTIAMASSSTQSASAADSSTSSELNVFQLIQYHQEKAARLPPLEEIRTVLDHSSRGMLSTFSQKHEGYPSGSMVDFACDAYGSPILAVSSLAVHTKDLLANPKCSLLIAKDPEDRTDLVITLHGDAVYVSDKDREAIRTVYLARHPNAFWVDFGDFQFLRIEPKVIHYVSGIATASLGSGEFSKEEYRATKVDPIYQFSKPIVSHMNKDHGGDTKLIVQHSTSIPVDFAHMLDLDSLGFNVKAGYQGDTFKLRVPFPRRAVDRKDVKTLIVEMLQAAKSQVN, encoded by the exons atgccctctctctctctctatcgcCTGAAACGCAGTGTACTCTCCAAGCAGCTGGACATTAAAGTTGAACCGGAAAACtctgaaaaaaaaacaaaggaaagcGGTCGGTGCGCCAGATTGAATTGTAGAGTGAGGAAGACGAAAATGAAGACAATGGTGGCTCTTGCTCCTTCCTGTTGCGTAATTCGTCGCTGGTCAATTGGCCGCCGCCACTTTCCTCGTATTATTAATGCCCGCGGCATCATAAATATCAGCATCGGCACTCAAAAACCCCGACTCAGCCCTTTCTCTTCTCAATTTTCCCACTCGGAGCCCTTCTCTCCGACAACAATCGCCATGGCCTCTTCTTCAACTCAG AGTGCGTCAGCTGCGGATTCTTCTACTAGTTCTGAATTAAATGTTTTCCAGCTCATTCAGTATCATCAG GAAAAGGCTGCTAGGCTGCCTCCTCTTGAAGAAATTCGGACTGTTTTAGATCACAGTTCACGCGGCATGCTCTCTACTTTCTCTCAG AAGCACGAAGGTTACCCGTCTGGTTCAATGGTGGACTTTGCTTGTGATGCCTATGGGTCTCCAATATTGGCTGTCAGCAGCTTGGCGGTTCATACCAAG GACCTCTTAGCTAATCCAAAATGCTCATTGCTCATAGCAAAAGATCCCGAGGATAGGACTGATTTAGTTATAACCCTGCATGGTGATGCTGTTTAT GTCTCTGACAAAGATAGAGAAGCAATACGTACTGTATACTTGGCTAGGCATCCCAATGCATTCTGG GTTGACTTTGGTGACTTCCAATTTTTGCGTATTGAGCCCAAAGTCATACATTATGTTTCAGGGATTGCAACAGCTTCACTGGGTTCAGGAG AGTTTAGCAAAGAGGAGTATAGAGCCACAAAAGTGGATCCTATATATCAGTTTTCCAAGCCTATTGTG TCTCACATGAATAAAGATCATGGCGGTGATACCAAACTGATTGTGCAGCACTCAACATCAATTCCG GTGGATTTTGCTCACATGCTGGATTTGGACAGTCTTGGCTTCAATGTTAAG GCTGGCTATCAAGGGGATACTTTTAAGCTACGAGTACCCTTCCCTAGACGTGCAGTTGATAGAAA AGATGTGAAGACCCTTATAGTTGAAATGCTTCAAGCTGCAAAGTCTCAAGTTAATTGA
- the LOC127789601 gene encoding uncharacterized protein LOC127789601 — MDLEEWELLPDHGFLQIHDDGGRKIFSRKYGRPDPEIDFNMNYFICPSPTSQKVADSTEKVPVPIRLEQSSRVPIDPGPVEPDQDTVSQVFFKKMKENEFVDMKMDSPSPKSSIGSKMKIEKETLSSKKNKIDLPAEEAGGEEKGGGRNLWKWSMTGIGAICSFGVAAATICIIVLGSHRRNQQQCQQNQKLRFQIYADEKRIKEVVHRATKLNEAISAARGVPLTRAHITVGGHYDGL; from the exons ATGGATCTTGAAGAGTGGGAACTCCTCCCCGACCATGGATTTCTCCAAATCCATGACGACGGAGGCAGAAAAATTTTCTCCAGAAAATATGGGCGCCCCGATCCAGAAATTGATTTCAACATGAACTACTTCATCTGCCCTTCTCCAACGTCCCAGAAAGTCGCTGATTCCACGGAGAAAGTTCCGGTCCCGATCCGATTGGAACAGAGTAGTAGGGTTCCAATCGATCCTGGACCCGTGGAGCCTGATCAGGACACAGTTTCGCAAGTTTTCttcaagaaaatgaaggaaaatgaatttgTCGACATGAAAATGGACTCTCCCTCCCCCAAGTCCAGTATTGGATCGAAGAtgaaaattgagaaagagaCACTCAGCAGCAAGAAGAACAAAATTGATTTACCTGCAGAAGAGGCCGGCGGCGAAGAGAAAGGCGGTGGCCGGAACCTATGGAAGTGGAGCATGACTGGAATCGGCGCAATTTGCTCGTTCGGCGTCGCCGCCGCCACCATTTGCATCATCGTCTTGGGAAGCCACCGGAGAAACCAGCAGCAGTGCCAACAGAACCAGAAGCTCCGATTTCAGATCTACGCCGATGAAAAG AGGATCAAGGAGGTGGTTCACCGTGCCACTAAATTGAATGAAGCAATCTCAGCAGCCAGAGGTGTGCCCCTTACTAGAGCTCACATCACAGTTGGAGGTCACTATGATGGGCTTTAG